The nucleotide window CTCGCCCCAGTAGTCCGAGAGCAGGTTCTCCTGGGCCGTGTCCTCCAGCTGGTACTGCAAATCCAGCACGTCCCCGGGCGCCAGCGTGGGGAAGGAGAGCATCTTGGCGCGGGCGTCGTAGTACATGCCCGTCCACGGCTCGTTGATGTTGCGCTCCGTCTCGCCGTAGCTGTCCACCACCGAGCCGTCCGGCTTGGTGACGCGGGCGCGCAGGATGCGCACCTCCTGCCGGTCCGGCGAGTAGGTGACGGGGTAGCTGCGGAACGCGTCCACGCCGCGCTGGTTGAGCACCTGCACCACCATCTGGTGCGTGCGGCTGGACAGGCCGCTCGTCTGCACGCGCACGAAGGTGTTGTCCACCACGTACACGGCGTCCTCGTTGGGGTAGGCCTCCGCCTCCTTCACCAGCGGGGCGGCATCCATCACATAGCGGGTGCCCGCGTTGGCCTCGCCCTTGAGCGTGCGCACCGTCTCCTTCAGCGCGGGGTTCTGCGGGCGCAGCACGAGCGAGCGGGCGAAGGCGGCGAGCGCCTCGTCCCGGTGCCCGGCGCTCATCAGCGCGCGGCCCTCGCGCTCGTACACCTCGGGCTCGTCCGGCGAGAGCGCGCGGGCCTCGGCGAAGTTCGCCTTGGCCGCGTCGAGCTTGCCGTTGGCGGCGCGCAGCTCCGCGAGCCGCACGCGCGCCGCGTTGTCGAACGGGTTGAGCGTGAGCAGCTGGGCGTACTCGCGCGCGGCCTCGTCCACCCGGCCCATGTCCGCGAGCTGTGCGGCCAGCAGGGTGCGGCTGGGCGTGTCGTCGAAGCGTAGGGCCAGCGCCACGCGCAGGCGGTCGAGGACTTCCTGCTGGCGCTCCAGCTTGCGCGAGGCCGTCACCGCGGCGCGCACCACGCGGGGCACGTTGGGCATCCGGCGGAACGTCTCCTCGATGAGCGTGTTGGCGCGGGCGGTGGCCCCCAGCGCCTCATGGGCCCGGGCCAGCACCAGCCGCGCGGCGGCCGAGTCCTGGGCCTTCTCCATCACCGGCTGCAGCAGCTCCAGCACGCGCTCGGGGTGGTCCCGCTCCAGCTCGTGCTCGGCCAGCCTCGCCCGGGGCCCCACGGCGTCTGGGGCCCCCTTCACGGCGGCCTCCAGGAAGTGGCGGCGCAGGTTCAGGTCGTCCCGGTGGTTCGCGGCGGCCAGCAGCTGCAGCTCCGTGTCCTGGGGGGCGGCGCGGGCGGCGCGCTCGGCCTCCACGGTGGCGGTGTGCTCGCGGTCGTCATAGGCGCGGAAGAAGGAGAGCACCGTGGCGTACTCGCCGCGCAGCGTGGCGTCCTCGGGCTTGCGGGCCACCAGCTCCTTCAGCGTGGAGGTGAGCGTGGGCAGCACCTGGGGCGCGGGGGCCACGCCCCGCTCCAGGGCGGGCGGGGGGGAGGGCAGCGTGGCGCGCACCGTGCCCCGGGCCAGGGACTCCTGGCGGAGGTAGAAGCCCAGCGGCCCCGTCTCCTGGCACACCTTGATGAGCACGCGGTTGAGGCCCTTGCGCAGGCGCACGGCCACCCGGCTCTGGTCCGGCCGCGGCATGTTGTAGCGGTCCTCGCGCGCCACCGGCTGGCCGTTCACCCACAGGCGGTAGGCCCCGGAGGTGCCCACGCCAAGCGCCACCCGCGTCTCCTGGGCGGCCTCCAGCCAGGTGAGCGCGTAGGCCACGGCCTCCCGGTTGGGGCGCACCGCGGAGGCCAGGTCCACGTACCCGTCGCTGGGGCTGACGGCGAGCCTTCGCCACGACACCTGGCGGCCCTTGGCCCCGGCGAACGTGGCGTTCAAATCCAGCGCGGCCGCCTCGGGGCCGAAGTCCGTGTCACAGCCGGACTTGCCCTCGTTGTCGAAGCCCCCGGTGACATAGAAGTCCCCGACGAAGCCCAGGGCGCGCTGAATCTCCGTGGCGCGCACCATGCGGCCGCGGGCGCGCTCCAGGTCCATGAGCAGCAGCGTCGCCGTGGCGCGCGTGTTGGGGTCGGTGTTGCGCCGGCCGATGACCTGCGCGTAGGTGCTCACCAGCGGGGTGATGTCCTCCAGGTCCTCGGCCAGCGCATGCAGGCGGATGAGGTAGGCGGCCCCCCGGGGAGAGGACGCGAGCTCGATCGCCTGGGTGGTGTAGGCCTGAGCCGCCTCGGCGGCGGGGCCCGCGGGCTTGGCCAGCACCAGGAGGGGAAAGGTGAGGACGCAGAGTGCGGCGAGCCTTGGGAAACGCAACATCCGTTGGATTCCTTGTCCGGTCATACGGGGGGTTCTCCAGCCCGGGGGAGGGCTGACGCCGATGAACAGGCATCGCGGCGGATGCCTTCCCCGCTATGTTGCTCCGGACGGCGGACAGGCGGCCGGCAAAAGTCACGAAGTGTGGAAAAACATCGCCCCGGCGTCCTCCCACGTGAGGGGGACGGGCCGGGGCGAGGGGACGGCGCCGGGAGCGGTGTTAGAGCGGCCGGAGCGCCCGGGGGCGGACCATGAAGCCCGTGGGCACCTCGGCGCAGGCGGCGAACTCCTCGGCCGCGAGCAGCTCGGAGGCCGAGAGGATGCGGTCCACGTCCAGCAGCAGCACCAGGCCCTCGTTGTGGCGGCCCATGCCCGCGATGAAGGAGTCCATGTAGACGGTGGTGCCGAAGGAGGGGGCGGGCACCACCTCGCGCGCGCCCAGGAGCACCCGCTCGCCCACGGAGTCCGCCGTCAGCCCCATGCGCATCCGGAGGCCCTCGCGCTGCACCTCCACGATGAGCACGCTGGTGCGCGCCGCGGTGGAGCAGAAGGCCTGGCCCAGCCGGGGGCCCAGGTCCACCACCGGAATCTTGCGCCCGCCCAGGCCGATGGCGCCGCGCATGAAGCGAGGGGCCGAGGGCACGTGCGTCACGGCCACGTCGTGGAGCACCTCGCGGACGCAGAAGTCCGGGACGGCGTAGTGCTCACCTCCAAGCTCGAAGGTGCAGTACTGCTCGGCCTGTCCCGGCACCAATGCCAGCGTCATGCGTACCTCGGTCTAAGGGAAGGCCACCCTATGGCGCTCGCCCGTCCGCAGTGAAACTGTGAAACTCTATATGTTGTGTAATTCTCAAGATCAACTAACGCGATAAAACACTCGCAGCGCGCGTTTCGGAGGGAAAGCGGGGCTGTCAGGGATTGGGGCGAAACATCTGTCTCGGTTCAACGCACCGCGCAAGCCCGGGCGAGGGTGAGCACCTCCACGGGGCCCGCGCCCACGCCCCGCAGCGCATCGGCGGCGGCCCGGGCGGTGGCCCCCGTGGTGAGCACATCATCGAGCAGCAGGACGGCCTGGCCCTTGGCGGAGCGGGAGGCCTCGAAGGCCCCGGCGACGTTGCCGGCCCGCGCCGCCTCATCGAGGCCCACCTGACGCGGGGTGTCGCGGACGCGGGTGAGCAGGCCCACGGGCGCCTGGCGGCCGGTGGCCCGGGCGAGCGCCCCGGCGAGCAGCTGCACCTGGTCATAGCGGCGCTCGCGGAAACGGCGGGCATGCAGGGGCAGCGCGACAATGAAGGCCGGGGCCCGGGCGAGGAAGGCGCGGGCCTCGTCCGCGAGCAGCGCGGCCAGGGGCGCGGCCAGCTCGGGGTGGTCCTCATACTTGTAGCGGTGAATGGCGCGGGAGAGCGGCCCCTCGTGGAGGAAGGGGGCCCAGACGCGGCTGAAGGGGGGCGGGTGCCGCAGGCAGCGGGGGCAGGTGAGGGCGGGGAACGCGCCCGGCTCGGCGCACGTGCGGCAGCAGGCCGGCGGCAGGCGCTCCAGCGCGGTGTCACACGTCTCGCAGAAGAAGGCCAGGTGGGGCAGCACCTTCGCGCAGGCCAGACACGCTGGCGGGTACAGCAGCTCGGCCCACCCGGCCAGGGTCCGGGTGAGGGCCTGGCCCCACGCCGCGGGAAAACGCCTCCGCCCTGCCTCGTTCATGAATGCCTCCCGGGGCGCCCCTCAGCACGGGGCGGGCCAACCGGGAGCCCCTCGGGCGGGGAGGGCCCCCTGCAGGAGGGGGCGTCCCACGGGGCGGACGGGAGTCTCGCCCCGGGACGTCACGTCCGGACGGCGCGAGGGCTACGGCAGGAGCCCCATCCGGTTCATCTCCTTGGGCTGCGGCAGGCCCATCACCTTGCAGAGCGAGGGGGCGATGTCGGCCAGCACGCCCGGGCGCAGCTTCTGCCCGCGGAAGTCCGGGTGGATGAGGTGGAAGGGCACCGGGTTGAGCGTGTGCGAGGTGTGCGGCTCGCCCGTGGTGGGGTCCCTCATCATCTCGCAGTTGCCGTGGTCGGCGGAGATGGCCAGCACCCAGCCGTTGCGGCGGCACACGTCGCCCAGGTGGCCCAGGCACTCGTCCACCACCTTCACCGCCTGGATGGTGGCATCCAGCCGGCCGCTGTGGCCCACCATGTCCGGGTTGGCGTAGTTGACGAGCGCGAAGTCGTACTTGCCCGAGTCGATGCGCTTGACGAGCTCGCTCGTCAGCTCCCGCGCGGACATCTCCGGCTTCAGGTCATACGTCTTCACGTCGCGGGGCGAGGGCACCAGGTGCCGCTCCTCGCCGGGGAACACCACCTCGCGGCCCCCGTTGAAGAAGAAGGTGACGTGCGCGTACTTCTCGGTCTCCGCGGTGCGGAACTGGCGCAGCCCGGCGCGCGAGAGCACCTCGGGGAAGATGTCCTGCGGCTGATCCGGCCCGTAGGCGACGGGCAGCTCGAACGTCTCATCGTACTGCGTCATGCACACGTAGCGGCCGAGCTGCAGCCCGCCCCGGTCGAAGTCCTTGAAGGTGGAGAAGGCAAGGGCGCTGGTGATTTCCCGGGCGCGGTCGGCGCGGAAGTTGAAGAACAGCACCACGTCCCCGTTGCGGATGCGCCCCACGGGGCTGCCGTCGCCCTGGCTGATGACGGTGGGCACGACGAACTCGTCGGTCACCTTCTCCGCGTAGGAGGCGCGGATGGCGGAGAGCGCGTCGGGGGCCTTGGGGCCCTGGGCGTGCACCATGGCGTCATAGGCCAGCTTCACGCGGTCCCACCGCTTGTCGCGGTCCATGCCGTAGTAGCGCCCGGCCACGGTGGCGATGCGGCCCGCGTTCGTGTCCTTGAGGAAGCGCTCCAGCTGCTCCACGTAGCCCAGGGCGCTCTGGGGCGGGGTGTCGCGCCCATCCAGGAAGGCGTGCACGTAGACCTGGGCCAGGCCGCGCTCGCGCGCCGCCTTGAGCAGGGCGAACAGGTGGTCCATGGAGGAGTGCACG belongs to Stigmatella erecta and includes:
- a CDS encoding DUF3857 and transglutaminase domain-containing protein, with translation MLRFPRLAALCVLTFPLLVLAKPAGPAAEAAQAYTTQAIELASSPRGAAYLIRLHALAEDLEDITPLVSTYAQVIGRRNTDPNTRATATLLLMDLERARGRMVRATEIQRALGFVGDFYVTGGFDNEGKSGCDTDFGPEAAALDLNATFAGAKGRQVSWRRLAVSPSDGYVDLASAVRPNREAVAYALTWLEAAQETRVALGVGTSGAYRLWVNGQPVAREDRYNMPRPDQSRVAVRLRKGLNRVLIKVCQETGPLGFYLRQESLARGTVRATLPSPPPALERGVAPAPQVLPTLTSTLKELVARKPEDATLRGEYATVLSFFRAYDDREHTATVEAERAARAAPQDTELQLLAAANHRDDLNLRRHFLEAAVKGAPDAVGPRARLAEHELERDHPERVLELLQPVMEKAQDSAAARLVLARAHEALGATARANTLIEETFRRMPNVPRVVRAAVTASRKLERQQEVLDRLRVALALRFDDTPSRTLLAAQLADMGRVDEAAREYAQLLTLNPFDNAARVRLAELRAANGKLDAAKANFAEARALSPDEPEVYEREGRALMSAGHRDEALAAFARSLVLRPQNPALKETVRTLKGEANAGTRYVMDAAPLVKEAEAYPNEDAVYVVDNTFVRVQTSGLSSRTHQMVVQVLNQRGVDAFRSYPVTYSPDRQEVRILRARVTKPDGSVVDSYGETERNINEPWTGMYYDARAKMLSFPTLAPGDVLDLQYQLEDTAQENLLSDYWGEVEHVQNVYPKLRYQYLVEMPRERPLYSNSAKLAGVANTREELEGGRVLYRWTAKNVPKVVPEPGMPGWAEIAVPLHVSTYQTWEQVGRYYWGLVKDQLTPNDELRQTVERVLKGVDRKDDQAVIRAVYNFVVTNTRYVALEFGIHGYKPYRVDRILARRFGDCKDKASLIHAMLKVAGVDTRLVLLRMRTLGALGEEPASLAAFNHAIVYVPKYQLFLDGTAEFHGARELPSADRVANVLIVEPGGKSTFLTTPEAKAEDNTTRLTMDVTLKPDGSAEVAGATTVSGLSAPEYRRAYRAVATRKSTFERAWAQSFPGLTVHDVKLNDTTRLDEDVAMDFRMTIPRYSEVLPGGALRLLPFGAGRTYQQAYASLAQRRFDLQLQSPWMNQFTLRYTLPPGYTVAELPAAMEEQLPFGRLRLTFRQEGGKLIADGEVALTRARVKSDDYLAFREFLGRVDRAFGRKVVLTPAAGKTASR
- a CDS encoding chemotaxis protein CheW; translated protein: MTLALVPGQAEQYCTFELGGEHYAVPDFCVREVLHDVAVTHVPSAPRFMRGAIGLGGRKIPVVDLGPRLGQAFCSTAARTSVLIVEVQREGLRMRMGLTADSVGERVLLGAREVVPAPSFGTTVYMDSFIAGMGRHNEGLVLLLDVDRILSASELLAAEEFAACAEVPTGFMVRPRALRPL
- a CDS encoding ComF family protein produces the protein MNEAGRRRFPAAWGQALTRTLAGWAELLYPPACLACAKVLPHLAFFCETCDTALERLPPACCRTCAEPGAFPALTCPRCLRHPPPFSRVWAPFLHEGPLSRAIHRYKYEDHPELAAPLAALLADEARAFLARAPAFIVALPLHARRFRERRYDQVQLLAGALARATGRQAPVGLLTRVRDTPRQVGLDEAARAGNVAGAFEASRSAKGQAVLLLDDVLTTGATARAAADALRGVGAGPVEVLTLARACAVR
- the gpmI gene encoding 2,3-bisphosphoglycerate-independent phosphoglycerate mutase, producing MKPAHKVLLCILDGWGIRQEREDNAILQAGTPNLDRISNGFPFTELHTSGMAVGLPEGQMGNSEVGHTNIGAGRIVYQDLVRINRAAESGELGNNPVIRAAMDQAKADGKAFHLAGLVSPGGVHSSMDHLFALLKAARERGLAQVYVHAFLDGRDTPPQSALGYVEQLERFLKDTNAGRIATVAGRYYGMDRDKRWDRVKLAYDAMVHAQGPKAPDALSAIRASYAEKVTDEFVVPTVISQGDGSPVGRIRNGDVVLFFNFRADRAREITSALAFSTFKDFDRGGLQLGRYVCMTQYDETFELPVAYGPDQPQDIFPEVLSRAGLRQFRTAETEKYAHVTFFFNGGREVVFPGEERHLVPSPRDVKTYDLKPEMSARELTSELVKRIDSGKYDFALVNYANPDMVGHSGRLDATIQAVKVVDECLGHLGDVCRRNGWVLAISADHGNCEMMRDPTTGEPHTSHTLNPVPFHLIHPDFRGQKLRPGVLADIAPSLCKVMGLPQPKEMNRMGLLP